The Fuerstiella sp. genome has a window encoding:
- a CDS encoding ThuA domain-containing protein has product MKNTFVGIFFSVISCLLILMVNDVCAAGDSSVKILLIGKEPDHRFGTHMYMHTQKMLARCLRKTDGITTVVSEGWPQDPEVLKDVKTIVLYSSPGAEFLLDGPGSGALHQMMTNGVGLVTIHWASTVYEKNLDRLGDRWMDYLGASWVSNYGLSTDTSILTQLVPEHPVCRGWKEYELNDEFYLKPVIRAATPLLRVTTKEEDVVVGWVCERPGSGRSYGTTLGHFYRNFQIEAFRRTIVNAILWTAHVEVPAGGAPVDLSEAELQLPPEPQK; this is encoded by the coding sequence ATGAAAAACACATTCGTCGGTATTTTCTTTTCGGTCATTTCCTGCCTGCTGATATTGATGGTTAACGATGTTTGCGCGGCCGGTGATTCGTCCGTGAAGATCCTGTTGATCGGGAAAGAGCCGGACCATCGATTCGGCACTCATATGTACATGCACACTCAGAAGATGCTGGCCAGGTGTCTGCGGAAAACGGACGGGATCACAACGGTCGTCTCAGAAGGCTGGCCCCAGGATCCTGAGGTTCTGAAAGATGTCAAAACGATTGTGTTGTATTCAAGTCCCGGAGCAGAATTCCTGCTGGACGGCCCAGGCAGTGGGGCTCTGCATCAAATGATGACCAACGGTGTGGGTCTGGTAACAATTCACTGGGCGTCAACGGTGTATGAAAAAAATCTTGACCGACTCGGTGACCGATGGATGGATTATCTCGGTGCCAGCTGGGTCTCGAATTACGGACTCAGCACCGATACATCGATTCTGACGCAGCTTGTGCCGGAGCATCCCGTCTGCCGCGGATGGAAAGAGTACGAACTCAACGATGAATTTTATCTTAAGCCGGTCATCAGAGCAGCAACGCCCCTGTTAAGAGTTACCACGAAGGAAGAGGACGTGGTTGTCGGCTGGGTCTGTGAACGTCCCGGCAGCGGTCGATCCTATGGAACAACCCTGGGACATTTCTACCGCAATTTTCAGATCGAAGCGTTCCGTCGTACAATTGTGAATGCCATTCTTTGGACAGCTCACGTTGAAGTTCCCGCGGGCGGTGCTCCCGTGGATCTCAGTGAAGCGGAACTGCAACTGCCTCCCGAGCCACAGAAATGA